GAATTTGAAAAGCCTAGTTTTGGAAAAATGATATTGATCTCAATATTTTCGTTCGCAATTACATTCCTTTGCGGCCTAAGTTTTACATTTTCTTATGGTTGTGTGGTCGGAAAAAATACTATGCAAGAACCTGGTTTTTTGGCCGCTATTTTCACGATTCTAGTTTCAGAACTAGGTTATTTAGCTGGTGGATATGTTTTCGGGACATTGTCCAAGGACACTTGGAATGGATGGATTAAAGCAATAATACTCATTGGGCCGAATCTTCTTTTTCGAGGTGCAACATTTGCTTTAGCTTTTTACAACATGGATTTACAACAAGAGTTGTTGGCATCAAAAGTAAATCTAATTGTAATTCCAGCATTAACTATGGTGTTGTCGCCATTTGTCGCATATTTCGCCATTGGATTGGGTGAGTCCTCCGCCGAAAAGTATAGTCATCCAAAATCCATCCTGAATATTGATTGGTACCATTGGATATGGATTCTTCCTTTTTATATTTTTTCTGCGGCGGGCGTGCCATCGTTTTTGCTGTTTGCCTTATGGAAATTTGACTCTTTAACGGATTTAGATAGTTATCCTTCAATCATCACAATATTCACTCACTTCCCGACCTTCATTACTCGATTGATCATTCTCGCTGTAATAGGGTTGGCGTTTTTTAGCATCGAAACTGTTTATTCCACGTTAAGTGATCGAACTTCAAAGAGCGGCCTATCCGCTGGGGTAAAAGTGTTTTTGAATTGGTTAATTCTAACGATCTTTGAGTGCATGATCTTGCTTTCGTTCATGGGGCAGATGTTGAAGAAGTGAAATCCTAAATGGAAACGTCCGAAAATTATGAGATACAAGTTATTAATTTTTCTAAATCAATTTAAAACATACTGGAAGATACGCACTTATTTATTCCAGATCAAATTTAGGCTGGTTAAATATTTTTACAAAACAGAAAATTCGTTCGAAGAAAATTCAGCAAGATTCAATATCGCTAAAGCCTTATTGAGAAAATCTCTTTGGCCTTTATGTTTGGCAATCTTTACTTGTCTTCTCTTTTGGAAATTAAGTGAAATATTCTGCTTCAATTCAATTCCTGTCACGTCGCATGACTCTTTCTCGGATACATATAACACCTTATTGGGAACAATCGCTGGTGTAGGAGGACTTTTTATTGGTTTGTATTACAACGGCCTAACGGCCGTGGGCACCGCGATTTATTCTAAAACTCCAAATAATATTCGAGACTTACTTGCCAGGGAAAGAACTGGTAGTACGTATATGGGTTATTTGTCTTATGTAACCTTCTTTGCGCTCGGTTTAATAGCGATGAATATGTTTGGATTAGGCCCTTTGCGATTGGCCGCCTTATTTATGGTTTTATTAGCCGGGGTCGGAATTTTCGTATTTGTGGCTTTGGGCCAATCTGCTTTCAATTATTTTGATCCCACAGAGTTATCAAAGACGTTCATATTCGAGCTCCAATCCTCATTTAAAAAAGTCACAACTTCTGGATTCTTTTTTAAAGACCCATCAATTCAAAATCATTTAAATAAAGTAACATCGGCGGCCATATCCACCCTAAAAACTTTGACGGACATCATTGAAAAACAAGAGCACTTAAACGGGCAATCGTTTTTTGATTTTTCAAAAATGATTGTTCGACTTTTGATTTATTATCAAAACCAAAAGAAACGCATACCGACAAAAAGTTTTTGGTACGATTTAAAATACCAGCATCCAGATTGGTACACCTCCGACTACACGAGTGTCGAATTAGCACAAAACACTGGCACTTCTATCTCACCTAAGAGTGTTCAAGATAACTATTGGCTAGAAAATGATTTACTTACGATTCCGATTAAATGTTTTGAAATAAACTTAAAAGCAAAACGTTTAGAGTTGGCAATCGATGTTGTTAGGTTAATTAATCATTATTTAAAAGCATTGGCAGAAAATGGTGAGGTTAACACTGCTTTGGATTTAGTTGAACGATTATTAAAAATCCATTCTGAAAATTTAGGGGAAGTATCGCCAGGCAAAGAGGAGTCGGTTAAAGAAATAGCAATTTTTGAAACTCTTTTGATCCTCAAGGCTGAGATACTTATCGCTTTTTCTGCTGAAACGCAGAAGTTGTCTCCTGAGAAAATCTCAGAACGAATTAAAAAAATTGAATGGGTTGATAGCAAATCGATTTATTCAACCAATTTTCCTCCAAATTTATTGGCCGATCTCGAATGGCTCCAAAAGACAATATTATTTGAGCTTGATTGTGAGGGAGAAATATTGAGCCCGCAATGGTATCAAGCCGAATTAGTAATATTGTTTCATGCGCAAAAAATTAATGAAAACATTGATTGTTTGTTCAAAAGATCAAAAACACTTAAGAGCAAAAATTTAAAAGACCTCTCGTTGCAGAAAAGACCATGGCACTTGAGTTGTTTTATTAGTCATGAGTTGGAGTATATAAATAAAACCTATGCTCATTTTTCGAGACTGAGCGAGGTTTGGAAATCGCTAATCGAAAAACGGCATATTAAAAAATTGCCCTGGCCAAAATTGGAATTTTCTAATCTGTTTTCGGATCTTGACTCTCAGAAAAAAGAGTTAATTAAGATGTTGCCACAAGCAGTGAAATCACTAAGTCCTTTTAAAAGAACGGAAGAGTTCCCGGATTATTTAGGTCAGTTTTTAAATTTAATGGGAGAAAGTATTCTCGAATACTGCACCGAAAATAAAATGGATTTAGCTAACGAGTTGTATCCCGGGTATTTCGAAGGATGTATTTTAAAGTTTGGCCAATTATTTCCTGACTCTTCGTTGGAGGGCAGAAACTTTGAAAATGCTTATACCCTTGCATGCGGACCAATTTTGGAACTGATAGAACTGAGCGGATATGTGAAGCTGTTCTCTGAGTATTACGGTAATGATTCTTCTTGGGATGTAATTAAGGATATTTGGGATAAATATCTTTCTGACCAAAACGCACCTAAAAAAATGGAATCACTCGCGAGTATTTTGAGATCGGATGAACAAAACCCTGGTTTATCTCCGAGCAGTTTACACAGGACTGGCTGGTCTCAGATGACATACAGATTTTTAAGAGAAAATGTAATGAAAGCCTTTCGACAAAGAAAATCCATACCAGGGGTTGTTGATTTTATTAGACCGGAAGAAATCGCGTTACATCAAAGTCCATTAGTACGAATATTTTCAGAGGGGGATTTTAGTTGTTCTTTCGATGGAGGCCATATTTTTATCTCCGAATATCTTTTAAAACGTGCAGATTCCAAGGGTGTTAATTTTAAAGGGAGCTGGAAGGATCTTACGGAAGCTATTAAGAGAGAAGCCAAAAACAATACCTTTGTCAAAGATGAGTTGAAAAAGCGAGAACAAGCATGAAATTTAGAAAGCCATTTACGGAAAATCCACGTGAGCAATTAAAGCAAAGTCTTAAACCGCGGATGGCCAATTATTTCCAAAGCTTACAAGGAACATACTCGCCGAGATTATATGAACAGTTCTTTTCCGAAGATTTGCGAACCGGAGTGATGCCCTATGGTTTTGAATTGGGGCGAGAAAATAATCAAATTCTTGCTACCTTTGAAGGCTCTGATGAAGAGAACGAAAAGGCTATAAATCTACTTTCCGATTTTTGCGAACATGAACCTCGAAATGAAACCGATTTAATTTGCAAAGCGGTAAATGAAATTTCTCAAGATGTTAGCTGGGAAGGAAGGGCGGTATATGAAATTCTTAAAGGCATTAACAATAAAGGGAAGGCGGAATTTTACGTTCACCAATTTTACCGTGCGAGAACAATCAAAGTGCCATTTTACAAGTATTTTCAAATTGTCCCCAAGCTGGACAGGGAATATTTGAAGGCGAAATATCTATCGTGCCCCGTTGAGGATGTTTTTGAAATTACCATTCCAAGTCGTTTAGGCGGTTACAAACGGTATAAAAATATTTTGAATGAACTTGCAAAATATTCTGGAGTGGGCCCTGGTTTTTTCCGACAAGATCCATATCAGGAATTAACAAAGGGTTTTGACTTCGGGGACTATCGGCGTAATCAAATGGTTTTTGGGTTTTCAATAACGCGAAAGTGGGGTTGGAATTACAGAAATCTTGCTAATGAGTACGAGAACGAATTTTTTAAAGTCCACAAATACATAACTTTTAAATGGGCCCAAGCAATTCTTCGGGACCATATTATTTCTGAACTAAATGAATTACTGATCAGGTTGAGAATTGATTCGAAGTTTAAAATCGAAGGTTTACTTAAGCCGAGTGAAATACTAGAAGTCAGAGAAAAATTGAAAAATGGAGAAATTGATTTTGAGGAGGTATTTAAAAAACTTAAATACCAAGATTAATCTGGGTTGGAGTGATCCCAATGCGCAACCCAAATTATCCCTGCTAAAGAAAGCAAAAAGGGAACCACAATACCTGCTCCGATTTTCTTCAATTCTTCAAAATCCTTTAAATCAACCCACTTCAACAAAGCCATTAGACAAACGGAAAAAGATGCAAGCGAACAACCCAACAGTGCGATCCAACACCATTTAGCGGCAGATTCTACTCGGGTTAACATCCTCTCGTTGTCATAAAGGTATGTGAAAACCTTTGGCAGAGAATCACAAGTAACCGTTTTATTTCCTTTGTTTATTTCTTTAACTTTCTCGTTGAATGCACCTCTAAGTCTTGCAATCTTTCCAATGGCACCTTTAATAATGAAATGCCGAAGTGTCAAAGCGATTCCAAAGCAACCACCTGCAAAAGTAAGCCATGACATTGGGTTTATAGGATCGATCATTTTTTGGGCCCTACATGACGATCGTTTTCCTCCGAGGCTGCTCCAGCAAGAAGACCCAACAAGCCACCAATTATTGCACCTGGTGGGCCCCCAATTGCCCAGCCAAGCAAGGCTCCCCCGCCGGCCCCTGCAACTGGTCTTGCGCCAGGAGAAGGGGTAGACACAGTTCTTTTTAAAGTCATTTGCCCACAATAGGGGCATCGGACCAAATTGGGCAGGGACAATAAAATCTTATAACCCTTAGTTGATGAATATTGGCAACTAGGATTTTGGCAGTTGTATTCGAATTTATTTTGATTTTCAGTCATAAATACGTCCTTACCTAATCTGACTTTAATTATTCCCTACAAGAGTAAATATTAACAATCAATTCTGAGCATGTTTTCTATTATTCCGAACGCCCTTTGGACTCATGTCCATGTCCTCGGACACCTAGACCGTGTCCGGGTCACCAGGTCTCGGATGCTGTCGCTTCGCTATCGCACTCCGTCGGAAAACTTGAAAACGTTCATGGGCCGGTAGTCCGCTTGGGCTACCTACCCGGCCTTTTTCTCTCCATGGCCGCCCCTTTCCTCTTTGAGGGGCGGCCCCGGAGGCTGCTCCCAGTTAAAGGAGCAAGGCCATGACGAAGAGAAAATACGAAGCGCTGGAATTCGACCTGAAGGTGTTACCCCCGCCGACAGTACCCCCGACGTCCTGGGCGGAAGCTAGGGCCGACTATAAGCGCGGGCCGGTCATTTCCAGCCCTGAGGCCGTAGCCGCCTACTTCAAACAATACATCGGCGGGAAGGATACCGAGGCGTTCCTGACCATGTACCTGGACCACCGGAACCATGTTTTAGACGTGGTCCTGAACCAGGAGGGGACCGTGGACCATACTGCGGTCTATCCCAGGGAAGTTCTCAAGAAGGCCCTGGATTTGAAGGCTACGGGCATTATCTTCAGCCATAACCACCCAGCCGGAAGTCTGGAGCCTTCCGAGGGAGACAAACAGCTGACCCGTCAAATCCTGACCGGGGCTAGGGCCTTAGGCATCACCGTCCATGACCATCTCATCGTGACCCATGAAGGCCACTTTTCTTTCCGCCAAGCCGGGCTTTTGGCTTAGGGAGGCGCGGAATGGACTTCTTACACGAAGGCGAAGTTTGTTATCACGGCTGGAACGAAGAGAACGAGGGCAGGCCCTGCCCAACCTGTTTGGGTTTTTGCCCAAGCTGTGGACGATGGAATATGACCCTCAATTGGCAAACGGGCTATTGCTTGGAATGTGAGGAGCTTTTCGAGTCAGACTACCAAGGATAAAACCCAACAAAACCAAGGCCCGAACCCAGGGCCTTTTTGCGCCCGCAGGGAAGGGTGTTCCCTCCCCTGCACCTCTCCCCTGCTTTTAATACTTTCCACAACACCGAATCATTTAAAATACACAAATGTTTAAAACAAACCAATTTTCGGAACTTTTATGATCCGCCTATCATGGAATGAAATTCGTGACCGTGCCCTTAAATTTTCGGGGAACTGGAAAGATGTATCTAGCGAAGACGGCGAAGCGCAAACATTTTGGAATGAATTCTTTGAAATTTTTGGAATAAGAAGACGAACCGTCGCTTCTTTTGAAGAGCCTGTTCGTACCATCAAGGGAAAATATCACTTTATTGACCTGTTTTGGAAA
This bacterium DNA region includes the following protein-coding sequences:
- a CDS encoding JAB domain-containing protein, whose translation is MTKRKYEALEFDLKVLPPPTVPPTSWAEARADYKRGPVISSPEAVAAYFKQYIGGKDTEAFLTMYLDHRNHVLDVVLNQEGTVDHTAVYPREVLKKALDLKATGIIFSHNHPAGSLEPSEGDKQLTRQILTGARALGITVHDHLIVTHEGHFSFRQAGLLA